DNA sequence from the Bradyrhizobium sp. CIAT3101 genome:
CGATTTCCATGGCCGCCAGACCGCCAATGGCGAAGTGTTCGACATGGGCTCGCTGACGGCGGCGCATCCGACCCTGCCGATGCCGTCCTATGCGCGGGTGACCAATCTCTCGAACGGCAAGTCGCTGATCGTCCGCGTCAATGACCGCGGGCCCTATCACGGCAACCGCCTCATCGACGTTTCGAACAAGGCTGCCGAACTGCTTGAATTCAAAGGTAATGGCGTCGCCAGGGTTCGCGTCGAATATGTCGGCCGGGCGCCGCTCGAAGGCTCCGACGACCGCCAGCTGATGGCGACCTTGCGCACCGGCGTTCCGGCGCCGTCGCCCTCGATGGTCCGGGTCGCCTCGGCCCGGCCGTTCGTTCCGGAGCTGACGTCGAGCCGCGGCGCCATCCGTGGCGACGTCCCGATGCCGGAGGGGCGGCCCTATAGCCTCGGCAACACCTCGGCCGACGTCGCCTCGATCAACGCGACTTCGGAGATGTCGGCCTCGAGCCGCAGCCGGGGCCGGGCGCTACAGAATGCGCGGCAGGTGTCCTACGACGAGGACGGCCGCTATGCCGCCGGGAGCGGTCCGGCCGCCGCCGATGACGGGGCATCCGAAGCCCGCAGCATCCTGACCGGCCGCGGCCTTTACTGACGGCCGCGCATTAGCGCGAAGTCGCCTCACGCAGGAATCTGATCAGCGCGGCGTTGACGTCGTCCGGCCGCTCCTGCTGCACCCAGTGGCCGGCACCGTCGATGATCAGCTTTCGCGTGAGATTGGGCAGCACGCGCTCCAGTTCGTTGACGCGCTTGGCGCCGATCAGGCCGGTGATCACGGCGTCCTGCGCGCCGGCGATGAAGAGGGAGGGCTGGTGGATCTGCGCGTTCTGCCAGGGCGCGGTCAGCTCCCAATTGCGGTCGAGATTGCGATACCAGTTCAGCCCGCCGCGGAATCCCGACTTGCGGAAGCTCTCCGTGAACTGGGCGAGATCGTCCTCGCTCAGCCACGCCGGCAGTGGCTCCTCGGCGCTGGCACGACCGAGAAAGCCCTCGCCCTCCTGCACGAACATCGCGGCGTTCGGATCGGCAAGCCCGCGGCCGCCGAGCACGATGCGCATGGTGCGGGCGACGTCATGCTCGAACTCGGCCTCCGCGACACCAGGCGCCTGGAAGTACTGCCAATAGAAATTGGTAATGCCGCCCTGACGCAAGAGCTCCAGCGGCTTGCCGCGTCCGCGGAACGGCGGTGGCACGCTCAGGCCTGCGACGGCCGTGAAGATATCCGGACGAAACAGAGCCGCGTGCCAGGCGACCGGCGCGCCCCAGTCATGGCCGACCACCATCGCCTTGGTGGCACCAAGCGCCTGGACCAGGCCGACCACATCGCCGACGAGCTCGAAGATCGAATAGGCGGTCACATCAGGCGGCGCCGCGCTCTCGCCGTAACCACGCATGTCGGGGGCCACGACGTGGAAGCCGGCATCGGCGAGCGCCGGGATCTGGTGTCGCCAGGAATAGGATAATTCCGGCCAGCCATGGCACAGCACGACCAGCGGCCCCTGGCCGGCCTCACGGATGAAGAGGTCGATCCCGTTGGCCTTGATCACCCGGGTGGTGGACATCGCTTTTCCGCCTTGTTTCAGGGGTTTGGTCAGGAAATATCAGGTGCCACGATAGGGATGCGACGAGAATCGTGCAATCTCGGGGCACGCGCCGATCCTCGTGTTGTTCGCACCGGTTCCAGCTGTTAGAACGCCGCTCTCAGGGCTTCGCCATGGCATTTCGTCTCATCTCGCTCCGTCATACCGGATTCACGGCCGGAGCACTGGCGCGCGGGCTGGTCGCGGCGACTATTGCGGTGAGCCTCAGCTGGGGCGGCGTGATCTACGCCGCCAACCAGAGCGTCCAGGGCGCCAAGAAGACCGAAGATACCGGCTTCGATGGTGATGCCCCCACCGCGATCCTGATCGAGGCCTCCAGCGGCAGCGTGCTGTTCGAGAAGAACGCCGATGAGCTCCGTGCCCCCTCCAGCATGATGAAGCTCGTGACCGCGGAAGTCGTCTTCAACGCGATCAAGAAGGGCGACGTCAAGCTGACCGACGAATACCGGATCAGCGAGAACGCCTGGCGCAGGGGCGGCGCGCCATCAGGCGGCTCGACCATGTTCGCGGCCATCAACAGCAAGGTCTCGGTCGACGACCTCCTGCATGGCGCGATCATCCAGAGTGGCAACGACGCCTGCATCGCCCTCGCCGAAGGCATCGCGGGCAACGAGCGGATCTTCGCCTCCGATTTCATGACCAAGCGCGCCCGCGAGCTCGGCATGACCAAGTCGACCTTCGCCAACTCCAACGGTTTGCCCGACCCCGGCAACAAGATGACGGTGCGCGAGCTCGGCATGCTCGCCCGGCACATCATTCTGGACTTCCCCGAGTTCTACAAACTGTTCGGCGAGAAGGAGTTCACCTGGAACAAGATCCGCCAACCCAACCGCAATCCGCTGCTCAATTCGATGGAGGGCGCCGACGGCCTGAAGACCGGCTACACCAAGGAAGGCGGTTACGGCATGGTCGGCTCGGCCGTGCAGAACGGCACGCGGCTGATCGTCGTCGTCAACGGGCTCGAGGACATCGAAGATCGCGCCACCGAAGCCAAGAAGATGCTGGAATGGGGCTTTCGTAATTTCGAGACCCGCACGCTGATCGCGGCCGACCAGCAGGTCGGCTACGCCAAGGTGTTCGGTGGCGAGAGCCGCTCGGTGAAGCTGGTCGCGAAAGAGCCGGTGAAGGTGATGGTGCACAAGAGCGGCGGCGACAAGCTGATCGCGCGCGTGGTCTATAACGGCCCGGTGCGCGCGCCGGTCCAGGCCGGCCAGCAGGTTGGCGTGGTCAAGGTCTGGCGCAGCGGCAATATCGCGGTGGAGACGCCGGTCTATGCGGCCGAGGCGATCGGTACCGGCTCGACCATGCGGCGCGCGATCGATGGTGCCAGCGAGCTCGTGATCGGCATGTTCCGCGCGGGCGCCGAGAAGCTCTGATCATGAGTGAGAGCACGGGACAGCGTCCGTCCGGACGCGGACGCTTCATCACCTTTGAAGGCGGCGAGGGGACCGGCAAGTCGACCCAGATCAAGAAGCTCGCCGACCGCCTCGGTGCGGCGAGGCTCCGGACCATCGTCACGCGGGAGCCTGGTGGCTCGCCGGGTGCCGAGATCATGCGCCATCTGGTGCTGTCAGGCATGGGCAAGCTGCTTGGCCCCGAAGCCGAGACGCTGCTATTCGCGGCCGCTCGCGACGACCATGTCCGTACCGTGATCGAACCCGCGCTCAAGCAGGGCGTTTGGGTCCTCTGCGACCGCTTCGCCGACTCGACACGGGCCTATCAGGGCAGCCTCGGCAGCGTGCCCGCCGGGTTGATCAATGCCATGCAGCGGGTCACGATTGGCGATCTCAAGCCGGATCTCACCATCATCCTCGACTTGCCGGTCGAGATCGGTTTGGCCCGCGCGGCGGCGCGGCGCGGCAGCGGCACGCCCGACAGGTTCGAGGGCGAGAAGCTCGCCTTCCACCAGGGTCTGCGCGAGGCCTATCGCAAGATCGCCGCGGACGAGCCTGCGCGCTGCGTGCTGATCGACGCCAATTCCGATCCTGACACGGTAGCCGGACGGGTCTGGACCGCGCTACGCGACCGTCTCCTGCCGACGCCTGCATCGGTGGTCTCAGCATGAGCCCGCGTCAGGTCGAGCGTGAATCCGCCATTCCGCATCCGCGCGAGACAAGCCTTCTGTTCGGCCATCGCGAGGCCGAGATCGCGCTGCTGACCGCCTACCGCAGCGGGCGGATCCCGCATGCCTGGTTGATCGGCGGACCGCAAGGAATCGGCAAGGCAACGCTGGCCTATCGCATGGCGCGCTTCGTGCTCGCCCACGGCCAGCCGCTGTCGCCTGCCGTGCATAGCGCCGAGGACCTCGCGATCGATGCAGATGACACTGTGGCGCGGCAGGTGGCGGCAAGCTCGCATGGCGGCTTGCTGACGCTGGAGCGGACCGCGAATGACCGCGGCGTGATGCGCACTGTCATTACCGTGGACGAGACACGTGAGACGATCTCGTTCTTCGGCTCGACGGCGGCGGCAGAAGGCTGGCGCGTCTGCATCGTCGATACGGTCGACGAGCTCAATCCCAACGCGGCGAACGCGCTGCTGAAAATCCTCGAGGAACCGCCGCAGCGATCGCTGTTCCTGCTTGTCAGCCACGCGCCCGCGCGCGTGCTCGCCACGATCCAGTCGCGTTGCCGCAAGCTGCGTTTGCGGTCGCTGACGACCGACGAGGTCATTCGCGCAGCCGCCACGGCCGCCGATCTCGCTCCGACCGATCTGGCTTTGCGCGAGGCCGCGGAGGCCTCCGAAGGCAGCGTCGCACGGGCACTGACCCTGCTCGGCGGTGATGCGCTGAAGCTCCAGCAGCGCACGGCGGCACTGCTTTCACGTCTGCCGCAAGTGGATCCGCGCGAATTGCATACGCTCGGCGAATCCCTTGGCACCAGCGACCGCGTCGCGCTTGCGGCCTTCATCGACGGCATCGATCGCTGGATCGCCGAACGCCTCCATTCCGACGAGGCCAATGCCAACCAGAACCTGCCGCGCCTTGCGCGCCTAGCTGAGGTATGGGAAAAGATCGTCCGCGCCGCGCGCGACACCGAAACCTATAATCTGGAGCGAAAGCCCTTGGTTTTCTCGGTGTTCGGCTGGCTGGCGGACGCAACGCGCTAGAGCATGATCCGGAAAAGTGTGCAGGTTTTCCGAGAAGACCATGCTCAGAACAATAACCGAACCCAAATTCGTTTCCAAATTTCGAGAAGCCGGTAAAGGAATTCGTCGTGGCAACACGAGCTAAGAAAACCGCCAAGGGCAAGAGCAGCAAGAAGAAGGCTTCCAAGAAGGCCGCGAAGAAGGCTGTGAAGGCGCTCGCGCGCAAAGCTGCCAAGAAGGTCAAGAAGACCAAGAAGGCGGCCGCCAAGAAGGGCGTGAAGAAGGGCGCGACGAAGACGGCAAAGAAGGTCGGCAAGAAGGCTTCGAAGAAGCAGGTCGTCGCCAAGAAAGCCGTGACAAAGAAGGCTGCCAAGAAGCCCGCCAAGGCTCCGGCGAAGAAGGTGGCCAAGAAGGCGAGGGTGAGCGCGCCCGCCGTGATGTCCGCTCCGGTCGCCGCGCCGGCGCCTGTCGGCACACCGCCGAAGACTGTGAAGCCCAAAGTGTCGAAACCGAAGGCGCCGCCTGCGCCGAAGCCGTTGGCTGCGCCGAAGGCGGCCGCGCCCGTAGCGGCGCCCGCGCGCGACAACGTTTTCTACATCACCACCGCCATCGCCTATCCCAACGGCGTTCCGCATATCGGTCACGCCTATGAGGCGATCGCCACCGACGTGCTGGCGCGCTTTGCGCGGCTCGACGGCAAGGACGTGTTCTTCCTGACCGGCACCGACGAGCACGGTCTCAAGATGGTCCAGACCGCACAGAACGAGGGCCTGACGCCCGCCGCGCTCGCGACCCGCAACGCCGCCCGCTTCAAGGAGATGGACGAGCGGCTCAACGTGTCGTTCGACCGTTTCATCCGTACCACCGAAGAGCAGCACCATCGCTCGACCCAGGAGATCTGGCGTCGCATGGAGGCGAACGGCGACATCTATGCCGATACCTATTCCGGCTGGTACTCCGTGCGCGACGAAGCCTATTACGCCGAGGACGAGACGCGCCTGAACGACGACGGCGTGCGGCTGGGACCGCAGGGCACGCCGGTCGAATGGGTCGAGGAGAAGAGCTATTTCTTCCGCCTCTCGGCCTATCAGGACAAGCTGCTCAGGCTCTACACGGATCGCCCTGATTTCATCGGACCGGACTCCCGCAAGAACGAGGTGGTGAGCTTCGTCAAGGGTGGCCTGCGCGATCTCTCGATCTCGCGCACGACGTTCGACTGGGGCGTCAAGGTGCCTGGCGACGAAGAGCACGTGATGTATGTCTGGGTCGATGCGCTGACCAACTACATCACGGGCGTCGGCTTCCCCGACGAGAGCGACCAGAACTGGCGCTACTGGCCGGCCGACGTGCACATCATCGGCAAGGACATCATCCGCTTCCACGCTGTGTACTGGCCCGCATTCCTGATGTCGGCCGGTATTCCCGTGCAGAAGCGGGTCTATGCTCACGGCTTCCTGTTCAACAGGGGCGAGAAGATGTCGAAGTCGGTCGGCAACGTCGTCGATCCCTTCAACCTCGCCGACCAGTATGGCGTCGACCAGATGCGCTATTTCTTCCTGCGCGAGGTCCCGTTCGGCCAGGATGGCAACTACAACCATGAAGCCATCGTCGCGCGCATCAATGCCGATCTCGCCAACGATCTCGGCAATCTCGCGCAGCGCTCGCTGTCGATGATCGCCAAACAGCTCGGCGGCGTGCTGCCCGAGCCCGGCGAGTTCAGCGACAACGACAAGGCGATCCTGGCGATGGCCGACGGCATGATCGCGGCCGGCCGCGAAGCGATGTCGACGCAGCAGATCCATCAATGGCTCAACGCTGTGTGGGCGGTGGTCGCGGAAGCCAACCGCTATTTTGCGGGCGAGGCGCCGTGGGCGCTGGCCAAGACCGACCCGGCGCGGCAGAAGACGGTGCTGTACGTCACCGCCGAAGTGGTGCGCCAGATCGCGATCCTGGCCCAGCCGGCTATGCCGACCGCATCGAGCTTGCTGCTCGACAGCCTTGGCATTCCCGCAGGCGAGCGCGACTTTGCGATGCTTGGCGGTGCCAGGCGGATCGCGCCCGGTTCGACACTGCCGGCGCCGACGCCGGCGTTCCCGCGCTACATCGAGCCGGCGGCCTGAGGCGTTCGCACGATGCTGGTCGATAGTCACTGCCATCTGGATTTTCCGGACTTTGCGGAGGATCTCGACGGGATCGTGTCTCGTGCCCGCGCGGCCGGGATCGGCCGCATGGTCACGATCTCGACGCGGGTGCGAAAGCTCGATCAGCTTCTCGCCATCGCCGGGCGCTACGACGACGTCTATTGCTCGGTCGGTACCCATCCGCACAATGCGGACGAGGAGGACGGCATTTCGCCGGACGAGCTGATCGCGCTGACGCAGCATCCGAAGGTCGTCGCACTCGGCGAAGCCGGGCTCGATTACTTCTATGACGACGGCTCGCCGGAGGCGCAGGCGAGGGGTTTTCGTGCCCACATCGCGGCGGCGCGCGTCACCGGCCTGCCGCTGGTGATCCACACCCGCGAAGCCGACGAGGATTGCGCCCGCATCCTGGAAGAGGAGGCGGCGAAGGGGGCGTTTCGCGCGGTGCTGCATTGTTACACCGGCGGGCGCGAGCTGGCGCTGAAGGCGGTGTCGCTCGGGCTCTATATCGGGTTCACGGGTATCCTGACCTTCAAGAAGTCGGATGCCTTGCGTGCGCTTGCGGCCGAACTGCCGTCCGACCGTATTCTGGTTGAAACAGACTCGCCCTACCTTGCGCCGGGCAAGTTCCGGGGCAAGCGCAACGAGCCTGCCTATGTGGTCGAGGTCGCCAAGGTGCTGGCCGAGACGCGCGGCGTGTCGCTCGAAGAGATTTCACACCAGACCAGCGAAAACTTCTTCCGCCTGTTCTCCAAGGTGAAAGCTTAAAGACTAGGAGCCGCATGACTCTGACGCTGACGATCCTGGGGTGCGGCTCCTCCGCCGGCGTGCCGCGCCCGGCGCTCGGCTGGGGGGCCTGCGATCCCAACAACCCCAAGAACCGCCGCCGCCGCTGCTCGCTGCTGGTCGAGAGGACGTCAAGCCACGGCACCACGCGCATCGTGATCGACACCTCGCCGGATCTGCGCGAGCAGCTCATCGACACGAATGTTGACCACATCGACGCGGTGTTCCTGACCCATGAGCATGCCGACCAGACTCATGGCATGGACGATCTGCGCTCCGTCGTTCTCCACATGCGCAAGCGCATTCCGACCTATTTCAACCAGTCGACCGCGAAGGACATCATGGCGCGGTTCTCCTACTGCTTCATTTCCCCGGAGGGCAGCGACTATCCGCCGATCCTGACACGGCATTCGATCGAGGCAGGAGGGAGCCAAATCGTCATCGGCAAGGGCGGGGACGTGACCATGACCGCCTTCCTGGTCCAGCATGGCAACATTCCCGCGCTGGGCTATCGCATCGGCAACGCGGCCTACACGCCCGATCTCAACGACATCCCGCGCGAAAGTTGGGGCGCGCTGGAAAACCTCGATCTCTGGATCGTCGACGGCCTGCGCTACACCCCGCATGTCAGCCATTTCAGCATCGACGACGCGCTGTCCTGGATCGAGCGCTTCAAGCCGAAGCGTGCCGTCATCACCAACATGACGGCCGACGTCGATTACGAGGTGATCCGGCAGAAGCTGCCTTCCGGCGTGGTGCCGGCCTATGACGGACTGCGGCTGGAGACGAACTAGCCTTACCAAGTGTAGCGGACTACGGCCTTGCCGGTATAGGCGCGCACCAGGCTCGACAGCTCGCTGTCGAAGTTCGCGCTCGCCGACCAGCCGTTCAAGCCGCGCAGCTCGAGGGCTACGCCAGTCAGTGCCGAGTTAGGTGCAAGCGCCGTGGTTCCGATCACGAAGCCTTGGCCGGCCCCCTGGCCGGATCCCTGGCCGGAGAACGCCTGATACACCGCTGGCAAAGACTGCGTTGCGCTGAAATCATGCGCCCAGGCCAGACGTCCTCGCAGATCGAAGAGGCTGCCAGCGAGCACGAACGACGTGCTCGTGCGCAGGCCGAGCTCGCTGCGGCTGTCGGTAAAGCTGTTGCTGTTGCTGGAGGGCGCCCTGGACGGATCGGCAGCGTCAGCCAGCTGACCGGCGCTGGCAGCGAGGCGGAACATGGTGACCTGGCCGGCTGCGTAAGGCGTGATGCCGAACCATGGCATCGCAATCCGGTAGCCGCTCTCGATGCGGCCCGAATAGGCGTTGGCGTTGACGGCCGGGGAGAGCTGATCGCTGCCGGCCGGCGTGACCTGATGATCACTGGTGATGGCCTGCCAGCCATAGGCCAGCGCGGTCGCGACATAGGCCGCGCCGATGGAGTGCCTGATGAAAGTGCCGGCCTGGAACAGGTCAGAGCGGCCGCTTGAGAAATTATTGGCAAAGCCGGTGCCGCCGCCGGCAAGCGCAAAGCCCATCCGTGTCTGTGGTGAGAGCGAATAATCCGCGCCCACGGCGGTGGCGAAGCTGCGGGCCGACGAGCCGTTGCCATCGGTTGCGGTCTGCGATCCGCCGAAGCCTGCGGCCCAGATGCTCCAGTGTGGAGCCGCGAGTGACGGCTTGCCGTAGATCGCCTCATACGCATCGCGCCCGATGCCGCCGTGCGTGCGGTCATTGCCGAGATCGGCGTAGGCAGAGAGCTCCGAGTCGAACTCGGGCCGCCCGATGCCGCGTCCGTCGATGGCTGGATCAAGAAGGGTCTGCGTGAATTGCGTCATCGCCAGGAACGTGGCTTGCGCCGCATCGGTCTGTGACGTAGCAGCGGAGCCGCCGCCAAACGCCTGCCGCGTGCCGAACCGGCCTGCGCCGGCGAGCCCTGGTGGCTCTCCGTTCCAGCCGTAGTTCGGCTGCATCCCCGAGGCGCCGTTGTGGCCACTGCCGTACGGCGCGCCGCCAAAGCCAGACATCGGCGGTGGGGCGCCGAACATCGCGCCGCCCGTGCCAGCAAAATTGTTGCCACCACCAAAATTGCCGAAGCTGCCGGGTGCATTCGGACTGGGCATGCCAAAATTCTCGGAAGCGGCGAAGCCGCCGTACTCACGCATGGCCTGCGCGTCCGCCGCGCGCGGCAGAAACAATCCAGCCGT
Encoded proteins:
- a CDS encoding alpha/beta hydrolase, producing MSTTRVIKANGIDLFIREAGQGPLVVLCHGWPELSYSWRHQIPALADAGFHVVAPDMRGYGESAAPPDVTAYSIFELVGDVVGLVQALGATKAMVVGHDWGAPVAWHAALFRPDIFTAVAGLSVPPPFRGRGKPLELLRQGGITNFYWQYFQAPGVAEAEFEHDVARTMRIVLGGRGLADPNAAMFVQEGEGFLGRASAEEPLPAWLSEDDLAQFTESFRKSGFRGGLNWYRNLDRNWELTAPWQNAQIHQPSLFIAGAQDAVITGLIGAKRVNELERVLPNLTRKLIIDGAGHWVQQERPDDVNAALIRFLREATSR
- the tmk gene encoding dTMP kinase, which translates into the protein MSESTGQRPSGRGRFITFEGGEGTGKSTQIKKLADRLGAARLRTIVTREPGGSPGAEIMRHLVLSGMGKLLGPEAETLLFAAARDDHVRTVIEPALKQGVWVLCDRFADSTRAYQGSLGSVPAGLINAMQRVTIGDLKPDLTIILDLPVEIGLARAAARRGSGTPDRFEGEKLAFHQGLREAYRKIAADEPARCVLIDANSDPDTVAGRVWTALRDRLLPTPASVVSA
- a CDS encoding D-alanyl-D-alanine carboxypeptidase family protein, giving the protein MAFRLISLRHTGFTAGALARGLVAATIAVSLSWGGVIYAANQSVQGAKKTEDTGFDGDAPTAILIEASSGSVLFEKNADELRAPSSMMKLVTAEVVFNAIKKGDVKLTDEYRISENAWRRGGAPSGGSTMFAAINSKVSVDDLLHGAIIQSGNDACIALAEGIAGNERIFASDFMTKRARELGMTKSTFANSNGLPDPGNKMTVRELGMLARHIILDFPEFYKLFGEKEFTWNKIRQPNRNPLLNSMEGADGLKTGYTKEGGYGMVGSAVQNGTRLIVVVNGLEDIEDRATEAKKMLEWGFRNFETRTLIAADQQVGYAKVFGGESRSVKLVAKEPVKVMVHKSGGDKLIARVVYNGPVRAPVQAGQQVGVVKVWRSGNIAVETPVYAAEAIGTGSTMRRAIDGASELVIGMFRAGAEKL
- a CDS encoding MBL fold metallo-hydrolase; its protein translation is MTLTLTILGCGSSAGVPRPALGWGACDPNNPKNRRRRCSLLVERTSSHGTTRIVIDTSPDLREQLIDTNVDHIDAVFLTHEHADQTHGMDDLRSVVLHMRKRIPTYFNQSTAKDIMARFSYCFISPEGSDYPPILTRHSIEAGGSQIVIGKGGDVTMTAFLVQHGNIPALGYRIGNAAYTPDLNDIPRESWGALENLDLWIVDGLRYTPHVSHFSIDDALSWIERFKPKRAVITNMTADVDYEVIRQKLPSGVVPAYDGLRLETN
- a CDS encoding TatD family hydrolase translates to MLVDSHCHLDFPDFAEDLDGIVSRARAAGIGRMVTISTRVRKLDQLLAIAGRYDDVYCSVGTHPHNADEEDGISPDELIALTQHPKVVALGEAGLDYFYDDGSPEAQARGFRAHIAAARVTGLPLVIHTREADEDCARILEEEAAKGAFRAVLHCYTGGRELALKAVSLGLYIGFTGILTFKKSDALRALAAELPSDRILVETDSPYLAPGKFRGKRNEPAYVVEVAKVLAETRGVSLEEISHQTSENFFRLFSKVKA
- a CDS encoding autotransporter outer membrane beta-barrel domain-containing protein produces the protein MSTDVRARLALLLLTAGLFLPRAADAQAMREYGGFAASENFGMPSPNAPGSFGNFGGGNNFAGTGGAMFGAPPPMSGFGGAPYGSGHNGASGMQPNYGWNGEPPGLAGAGRFGTRQAFGGGSAATSQTDAAQATFLAMTQFTQTLLDPAIDGRGIGRPEFDSELSAYADLGNDRTHGGIGRDAYEAIYGKPSLAAPHWSIWAAGFGGSQTATDGNGSSARSFATAVGADYSLSPQTRMGFALAGGGTGFANNFSSGRSDLFQAGTFIRHSIGAAYVATALAYGWQAITSDHQVTPAGSDQLSPAVNANAYSGRIESGYRIAMPWFGITPYAAGQVTMFRLAASAGQLADAADPSRAPSSNSNSFTDSRSELGLRTSTSFVLAGSLFDLRGRLAWAHDFSATQSLPAVYQAFSGQGSGQGAGQGFVIGTTALAPNSALTGVALELRGLNGWSASANFDSELSSLVRAYTGKAVVRYTW
- the metG gene encoding methionine--tRNA ligase; this encodes MATRAKKTAKGKSSKKKASKKAAKKAVKALARKAAKKVKKTKKAAAKKGVKKGATKTAKKVGKKASKKQVVAKKAVTKKAAKKPAKAPAKKVAKKARVSAPAVMSAPVAAPAPVGTPPKTVKPKVSKPKAPPAPKPLAAPKAAAPVAAPARDNVFYITTAIAYPNGVPHIGHAYEAIATDVLARFARLDGKDVFFLTGTDEHGLKMVQTAQNEGLTPAALATRNAARFKEMDERLNVSFDRFIRTTEEQHHRSTQEIWRRMEANGDIYADTYSGWYSVRDEAYYAEDETRLNDDGVRLGPQGTPVEWVEEKSYFFRLSAYQDKLLRLYTDRPDFIGPDSRKNEVVSFVKGGLRDLSISRTTFDWGVKVPGDEEHVMYVWVDALTNYITGVGFPDESDQNWRYWPADVHIIGKDIIRFHAVYWPAFLMSAGIPVQKRVYAHGFLFNRGEKMSKSVGNVVDPFNLADQYGVDQMRYFFLREVPFGQDGNYNHEAIVARINADLANDLGNLAQRSLSMIAKQLGGVLPEPGEFSDNDKAILAMADGMIAAGREAMSTQQIHQWLNAVWAVVAEANRYFAGEAPWALAKTDPARQKTVLYVTAEVVRQIAILAQPAMPTASSLLLDSLGIPAGERDFAMLGGARRIAPGSTLPAPTPAFPRYIEPAA
- a CDS encoding DNA polymerase III subunit delta', encoding MSPRQVERESAIPHPRETSLLFGHREAEIALLTAYRSGRIPHAWLIGGPQGIGKATLAYRMARFVLAHGQPLSPAVHSAEDLAIDADDTVARQVAASSHGGLLTLERTANDRGVMRTVITVDETRETISFFGSTAAAEGWRVCIVDTVDELNPNAANALLKILEEPPQRSLFLLVSHAPARVLATIQSRCRKLRLRSLTTDEVIRAAATAADLAPTDLALREAAEASEGSVARALTLLGGDALKLQQRTAALLSRLPQVDPRELHTLGESLGTSDRVALAAFIDGIDRWIAERLHSDEANANQNLPRLARLAEVWEKIVRAARDTETYNLERKPLVFSVFGWLADATR
- a CDS encoding septal ring lytic transglycosylase RlpA family protein, which codes for MGIRRSDSVVRAARSVAVVASCLALANCASSNKFASRVDPKYGVSSSPRVVAWGDPVPKGGGTYRVGKPYVVAGRTYVPEEDVNYRAEGMASWYGDDFHGRQTANGEVFDMGSLTAAHPTLPMPSYARVTNLSNGKSLIVRVNDRGPYHGNRLIDVSNKAAELLEFKGNGVARVRVEYVGRAPLEGSDDRQLMATLRTGVPAPSPSMVRVASARPFVPELTSSRGAIRGDVPMPEGRPYSLGNTSADVASINATSEMSASSRSRGRALQNARQVSYDEDGRYAAGSGPAAADDGASEARSILTGRGLY